From Solidesulfovibrio carbinoliphilus subsp. oakridgensis, the proteins below share one genomic window:
- the pheS gene encoding phenylalanine--tRNA ligase subunit alpha translates to MGSRPTLVVELEGLVGECAARLDQALALEDLEEIRVAYLGRKGRLAGLMAQLPALDADGRREAGRAANTVKESLTGLYEARLAALSRLARQAELADFDPTTPGLAPFAGSLHPVTLVTAEICKALGELGFSIVTGPEIETDYYNFEALNMPPEHPARDMQDTLYISDAVVLRTHTSPLQIRTMLAQKPPIAVIAPGKVYRRDSDLTHTPMFHQIEGLLVDEGVSMADLRGTLTAFVRRIFGPATKVRFRPSFFPFTEPSAEVDISCVLCGGKGSTAAGGCRVCKGTGFVEILGCGMVDPNVFAAVGYDTERYTGFAFGMGVERVTMLKYGIGDLRMFFENDIRFLSQF, encoded by the coding sequence GTGGGCAGCAGACCCACGCTCGTTGTCGAGCTTGAGGGCCTGGTCGGGGAGTGCGCCGCGCGTCTCGACCAGGCCTTGGCGCTTGAGGACCTCGAGGAGATCCGGGTCGCCTACCTTGGCCGCAAGGGCCGGCTGGCCGGGCTCATGGCCCAGCTGCCGGCCCTTGACGCCGACGGCCGGCGCGAGGCCGGACGGGCCGCCAACACGGTCAAGGAGTCGCTGACCGGCCTTTACGAGGCCCGGCTGGCGGCGCTTTCCCGTTTGGCCCGCCAGGCGGAACTGGCCGATTTCGATCCCACCACCCCGGGACTCGCCCCCTTTGCCGGAAGCCTGCACCCCGTGACCCTGGTCACGGCCGAGATCTGCAAGGCCCTTGGTGAACTCGGCTTTTCCATCGTCACCGGCCCGGAGATCGAGACCGACTACTACAATTTCGAAGCCCTCAACATGCCTCCCGAGCACCCGGCCCGGGACATGCAGGACACGCTGTACATCTCCGACGCGGTGGTGCTGCGCACCCACACCTCGCCGCTCCAGATCCGCACCATGCTGGCCCAAAAGCCGCCCATCGCGGTCATCGCCCCGGGCAAGGTCTACCGCCGGGACTCGGATCTCACCCACACGCCCATGTTCCATCAGATCGAGGGGCTCCTCGTGGACGAGGGCGTGTCCATGGCCGATCTGCGCGGCACGCTGACCGCCTTCGTGCGCCGCATCTTCGGGCCGGCCACCAAGGTCCGGTTCCGGCCAAGCTTTTTCCCCTTTACCGAGCCGAGCGCCGAGGTGGACATCTCGTGCGTCCTGTGCGGCGGCAAGGGCTCGACCGCGGCCGGCGGCTGCCGGGTGTGCAAGGGGACCGGGTTCGTCGAGATCCTCGGCTGCGGCATGGTCGACCCCAACGTGTTTGCCGCCGTGGGCTACGACACCGAGCGCTACACCGGTTTCGCCTTCGGCATGGGCGTGGAGCGCGTCACCATGCTCAAGTACGGCATCGGCGACCTGCGGATGTTTTTCGAAAACGACATTCGTTTTCTCAGCCAGTTTTAA
- the thrS gene encoding threonine--tRNA ligase yields MQVTIEDTSLEAAAGESCGQVLSRAISGKRFKNSVACLVNGQPVDMTAPLPEDARELEPVAVDSPLGLSIIRHSAAHIMAEAVKKLFPSVQVTIGPAIENGFYYDFAFERPFTPEDLEAIEAEMRASIAANHPFSCTYVPKADAKALFASQGESYKLEIMDENIVGDTVSLYRHGLFTDLCRGPHVPTTGMVRAVKLLSVAGAYWRGDEKRPMLQRIYGTAFASEADLKTYLKHLEEAKKRDHRKLGTQLDLFSFSEEVGAGMPIWHPKGELVRTILEDFERREHLKRGYSLVRGPLILRRELWERSGHYDNYRENMYFTEIDEQSYGIKPMNCLAHMLIYKSRIRSYRDLPQRYFELGVVHRHEKSGVLHGLLRVRQFTQDDAHILCRPDQLLEEITGVIKFVQDVVGLFGFDYEVELSTRPEKSIGADEDWERATKALTDALESLGLPYDINEGDGAFYGPKIDIKLKDALERRWQCATVQCDFTLPDRFDLVYTDADGERKRPVMLHRVILGAVERFLGVLIEHTAGALPTWLAPVQARILIVTDAQKEFAEQALARLLEAGIRAELDDRNEKLGFKVREAQVEKIPYMLVAGDKEKELGGLNVRLRSGDNLGVKTLDEVVLLITADCQEPFKRGGMRYNFRSQ; encoded by the coding sequence GTGCAGGTCACAATCGAGGATACTTCCCTGGAAGCGGCGGCCGGCGAATCGTGCGGCCAGGTCCTTTCTCGCGCCATTTCCGGCAAGCGTTTCAAAAATTCCGTGGCCTGCTTGGTCAACGGCCAGCCCGTTGATATGACCGCGCCCCTGCCCGAGGACGCCCGCGAACTCGAACCGGTTGCCGTCGACTCGCCCCTGGGCCTCTCCATCATCCGCCACTCGGCCGCCCACATCATGGCCGAGGCCGTCAAAAAGCTCTTCCCGTCCGTCCAGGTCACCATCGGCCCGGCCATCGAGAACGGCTTCTACTACGATTTCGCCTTCGAGCGGCCGTTCACCCCCGAGGACCTCGAAGCCATTGAGGCGGAGATGCGCGCAAGCATCGCCGCCAATCATCCTTTTTCCTGCACCTACGTGCCCAAGGCCGACGCCAAGGCACTTTTCGCCTCCCAGGGCGAGAGCTACAAGCTTGAGATCATGGACGAGAACATCGTCGGCGACACGGTCTCGCTCTACCGCCACGGTCTCTTCACGGATCTGTGCCGGGGGCCGCACGTGCCGACCACGGGCATGGTCCGGGCGGTCAAGCTTCTTTCCGTGGCCGGCGCCTACTGGCGCGGCGACGAAAAGCGGCCCATGCTCCAGCGGATCTACGGCACGGCCTTCGCCTCCGAGGCCGACCTCAAGACCTACCTCAAGCACCTGGAAGAGGCGAAAAAGCGCGATCACAGAAAGCTTGGCACCCAGCTCGACCTTTTCAGCTTTTCCGAGGAAGTCGGGGCCGGCATGCCCATCTGGCATCCCAAGGGCGAACTGGTGCGCACCATTCTCGAGGATTTCGAGCGCCGGGAACACCTGAAGCGCGGCTACAGCCTGGTGCGCGGTCCGCTGATTTTGCGCCGCGAGTTGTGGGAGCGGTCCGGCCACTACGACAACTACCGCGAGAACATGTACTTCACCGAGATCGACGAGCAGTCCTACGGCATCAAGCCCATGAACTGCCTGGCGCACATGCTCATCTACAAGTCGCGCATCCGCAGCTACCGCGACCTGCCCCAGCGCTATTTCGAACTCGGCGTGGTCCACCGCCACGAGAAGTCGGGTGTGCTCCACGGACTTTTGCGGGTGCGCCAGTTCACCCAGGACGACGCCCATATCCTGTGCCGCCCGGACCAGCTGCTCGAAGAGATCACGGGTGTGATCAAGTTCGTCCAGGACGTGGTCGGGCTTTTCGGCTTCGACTACGAGGTCGAGCTGTCCACCCGGCCGGAGAAGTCCATCGGCGCGGACGAGGACTGGGAGCGGGCCACCAAGGCCCTGACCGACGCCCTGGAGTCGCTTGGCCTGCCTTACGACATCAACGAGGGCGACGGCGCGTTTTACGGACCCAAGATTGACATCAAGCTCAAGGATGCCTTAGAGCGCCGGTGGCAGTGCGCCACCGTGCAGTGCGACTTTACCTTGCCGGATCGCTTCGATCTCGTCTATACGGATGCAGATGGGGAGCGTAAGCGGCCCGTGATGCTCCACCGGGTCATCCTCGGGGCGGTCGAACGCTTCCTCGGCGTCCTGATCGAGCACACCGCCGGGGCCTTGCCGACATGGCTCGCGCCGGTCCAGGCCCGCATCCTCATCGTGACGGACGCGCAGAAAGAATTTGCGGAACAGGCCCTGGCCCGGCTTCTCGAAGCCGGCATCCGGGCCGAACTCGATGATCGCAACGAGAAACTGGGCTTCAAGGTTCGCGAGGCCCAGGTGGAGAAGATCCCCTACATGCTCGTGGCAGGGGACAAGGAAAAGGAGCTCGGCGGCCTGAACGTGCGGCTGCGGTCCGGGGACAATCTTGGAGTCAAGACCCTCGACGAGGTAGTGCTGCTCATCACGGCCGATTGCCAGGAACCGTTTAAGCGTGGAGGGATGCGCTATAACTTCCGCTCCCAGTAG
- the pheT gene encoding phenylalanine--tRNA ligase subunit beta, with product MLLSLSWLREFTPYAGTPQELADRLTMLGLEIEEIKNPFEAIMGVVVGKVLTCAPHPDSDHLSCCTVDVGGPEVLSIVCGAPNVAAGQLVPVATVGVSLPGGLVIKKGKIRGQESFGMICSESELGLAEERSGGIMVLPGTCKVGAPLPEALGLDTCVLDVSITPNRADCLSVLGIARETAMAFDLPLTLPEVSYPEAGPDAGMEVAIEITDPAECPVYRAKLLSGVTVGPSPDRIRWRLLAIGQRPISNIVDATNYVLFELGQPLHAFDRKKLAGNLVKVRNAAEGERITTLDGQERSLTVRDLLICDAEKPVALAGVMGGAVSEMEAGSTDVLLECAVFRPGAIRKTARRLSLPSEASYRFERGVDQVGSVYAMNRAVALMLETAGGMALPGVALAEPRPFMPRAIGFRPARATMLLGEDMPEAFCRKTLAALGCELTGTDPTGVMVVTPPPFRLDLEREADLIEEVGRVYGLDRIAPRLPRVSKSLDEVPGETEFGFWARVRAYCVGVGLREAVNYSFVGHGDLDLLCLDAACRVSVANPLSEDQNVMRPMLAPGLLGSVRHNLAQGNANLRLFEVARIFTADAEAESTAREAGRLGLVLHGARHPEGWPWPRDEEAGYADIKGLVEGLLRHLHLPEAAFVREETLQWLAPQVEVRLGDKRLGLIGQVAPEVADAFHARTALWLAELDLDLLFALATGYKPGFAPLPGFPPVRRDITLAAPAGVTVGAVLAAIREAKAPIFEDVQLIDAYKPEDGTDRRLTFRLTYRHAEKTLKDKDVDKVHEGLAQAVLASLPVTRP from the coding sequence ATGCTGCTCAGTCTTTCCTGGCTTCGCGAATTCACGCCCTATGCCGGCACGCCGCAGGAGCTGGCCGACAGGCTCACCATGCTCGGCCTCGAAATCGAGGAGATCAAAAATCCCTTCGAGGCCATCATGGGCGTGGTGGTCGGCAAGGTCCTGACCTGCGCGCCGCATCCCGACTCCGACCACCTGTCCTGCTGCACCGTGGACGTCGGCGGCCCGGAAGTCCTTTCCATCGTCTGCGGCGCGCCGAACGTCGCCGCCGGCCAGCTCGTGCCCGTGGCCACGGTGGGCGTGTCCCTGCCCGGGGGCCTTGTCATCAAGAAAGGCAAGATCCGGGGCCAGGAGTCCTTTGGCATGATCTGCTCGGAATCCGAGCTGGGACTGGCCGAGGAGCGCAGCGGCGGCATCATGGTCCTGCCCGGGACGTGCAAGGTCGGGGCGCCCCTGCCCGAGGCCCTCGGCCTCGACACCTGCGTGCTCGACGTCTCCATCACGCCCAACCGGGCCGATTGTCTGAGCGTCCTTGGCATCGCCCGGGAAACGGCCATGGCCTTCGACCTGCCCCTGACCCTGCCCGAGGTGTCCTACCCGGAAGCCGGGCCGGACGCGGGCATGGAAGTGGCCATCGAGATCACGGATCCGGCCGAGTGCCCGGTCTACCGGGCCAAGCTCCTTTCCGGCGTCACGGTCGGCCCGTCCCCGGACCGCATCCGCTGGCGGCTTCTGGCCATCGGCCAGCGGCCCATCTCCAACATCGTCGACGCCACCAACTACGTCCTTTTCGAGCTCGGCCAGCCCCTGCACGCCTTTGACCGGAAAAAACTCGCCGGCAACCTGGTCAAGGTCCGAAACGCCGCCGAAGGCGAGCGGATCACCACCCTGGACGGCCAGGAAAGAAGCCTCACCGTCCGGGATCTCCTCATCTGCGACGCCGAAAAGCCCGTGGCCCTGGCCGGGGTCATGGGCGGAGCCGTGAGCGAAATGGAGGCGGGAAGCACGGACGTGCTCCTCGAATGCGCGGTCTTTCGCCCGGGCGCCATCCGCAAGACCGCCCGCCGCCTGTCGCTTCCGAGCGAGGCCTCCTACCGGTTCGAGCGCGGGGTGGACCAGGTCGGTTCGGTCTACGCCATGAACCGGGCCGTGGCCCTGATGCTCGAAACCGCCGGCGGCATGGCCCTGCCCGGCGTGGCCCTGGCCGAACCCAGGCCCTTTATGCCGCGCGCCATCGGTTTCCGGCCGGCCCGGGCCACCATGCTCCTTGGCGAGGACATGCCCGAGGCCTTCTGCCGCAAGACGCTCGCCGCCCTGGGCTGCGAACTGACCGGCACCGATCCGACTGGCGTCATGGTCGTGACCCCGCCGCCTTTCCGCCTGGACCTCGAACGCGAGGCCGACCTGATCGAGGAAGTGGGCCGGGTCTACGGCCTGGATAGGATCGCGCCCCGCCTGCCCAGGGTGTCCAAGTCCCTGGACGAGGTGCCCGGGGAAACGGAATTCGGCTTCTGGGCCAGGGTGCGGGCCTACTGCGTGGGGGTCGGGCTTCGCGAGGCCGTCAACTACAGCTTCGTCGGCCACGGCGACCTGGATCTCCTGTGCCTGGACGCCGCCTGCCGGGTGTCGGTGGCCAATCCCCTGTCCGAGGACCAGAACGTCATGCGGCCCATGCTGGCGCCGGGGCTTCTTGGCTCCGTGCGCCACAACCTGGCCCAGGGCAACGCCAACCTGCGGCTCTTTGAAGTGGCCCGGATTTTCACCGCCGACGCCGAGGCCGAGTCCACGGCCCGGGAAGCCGGCCGGCTCGGCCTGGTGCTGCACGGCGCGCGCCATCCCGAGGGCTGGCCCTGGCCCCGGGACGAGGAGGCGGGCTACGCCGACATCAAAGGCCTGGTCGAGGGGCTTTTGCGGCATCTCCACCTGCCCGAGGCGGCCTTCGTCCGGGAAGAGACCCTGCAATGGCTGGCCCCCCAGGTCGAGGTCCGGCTCGGGGACAAGCGTCTCGGGCTCATTGGCCAGGTGGCGCCCGAGGTGGCCGACGCCTTCCACGCCCGGACCGCCCTGTGGCTGGCCGAGCTGGACCTGGACCTGCTTTTCGCCCTGGCCACAGGCTACAAGCCCGGGTTCGCGCCGCTGCCGGGATTTCCGCCCGTGCGGCGCGACATCACCCTGGCCGCCCCGGCCGGCGTGACCGTGGGCGCGGTCCTGGCCGCCATCCGGGAGGCCAAGGCCCCCATTTTCGAGGACGTGCAGCTCATCGACGCCTACAAACCGGAAGACGGGACCGACCGTCGCCTGACCTTCCGCCTCACCTACCGCCACGCCGAGAAGACGCTCAAGGACAAGGACGTGGACAAGGTCCACGAGGGGCTCGCCCAGGCGGTCCTTGCCAGCCTGCCGGTGACGCGGCCGTAG
- the rplT gene encoding 50S ribosomal protein L20 has protein sequence MRVKRGQAAHKRHKKYLKMAKGYVGARSKLYETAREVAERSLVYAYRDRKQRKRQMRKLWIIRINAAARENGLSYSVFMRGLILAGVELDRKVLADMAVREKDGFQKLVELAKSKAA, from the coding sequence ATGCGCGTCAAACGTGGACAAGCCGCACACAAACGGCACAAGAAATATTTGAAGATGGCCAAGGGCTACGTCGGAGCCCGCAGCAAGCTGTACGAAACCGCACGCGAAGTCGCCGAGCGCTCGCTCGTCTACGCCTACCGCGACCGCAAGCAGAGAAAGCGCCAGATGCGCAAGCTCTGGATCATCCGCATCAATGCCGCGGCCCGGGAAAACGGCCTGTCCTACAGCGTGTTCATGCGCGGCCTGATCCTGGCCGGCGTGGAACTCGACCGCAAGGTCCTGGCCGACATGGCCGTGCGCGAAAAGGACGGCTTCCAGAAGCTGGTGGAGCTGGCCAAATCCAAGGCGGCCTAA
- a CDS encoding MbcA/ParS/Xre antitoxin family protein, with protein sequence MLGRAAEVLGGEEQARQWLTSPNTLFDGRAPIDYAETAEGMALVLDVLGRIEYGVFS encoded by the coding sequence TTGCTCGGACGTGCCGCCGAGGTCCTTGGCGGCGAGGAGCAGGCGCGGCAGTGGCTCACCAGCCCCAACACGCTTTTCGACGGCCGCGCGCCCATCGACTACGCCGAGACAGCCGAAGGGATGGCCCTTGTCCTCGATGTCCTCGGACGCATCGAATACGGCGTCTTTAGTTGA
- a CDS encoding RES family NAD+ phosphorylase produces the protein MEAWHVFRARHAATALSGEGARLYGGRWNDKGTSTVYAASSLSFACLEILVHVPRSADLLRQYACIRLEFDARLVQRVSVAALPVDWQRPEHPACKKIGEAWAKGKTTPVLAVPSALIPQETNYLLNPLHSAMALIGVSPPTPFAFDPRLAK, from the coding sequence ATGGAGGCCTGGCACGTCTTTCGGGCCAGGCACGCGGCAACCGCCTTGTCAGGCGAAGGCGCGCGCCTCTACGGAGGCCGCTGGAACGACAAAGGGACGAGCACGGTCTATGCGGCCTCGTCCCTTTCCTTTGCCTGTCTCGAAATCCTCGTCCACGTCCCGCGCTCGGCGGACCTCCTGCGGCAGTACGCCTGCATCCGCCTGGAGTTCGACGCCCGATTGGTCCAACGCGTTTCCGTGGCCGCTTTGCCGGTGGATTGGCAGCGACCGGAACACCCCGCCTGCAAAAAAATCGGCGAGGCGTGGGCGAAGGGGAAGACAACGCCGGTTTTGGCGGTTCCAAGCGCCCTCATTCCCCAGGAAACCAACTACCTGCTCAATCCTCTGCACTCCGCCATGGCCCTGATCGGGGTCTCTCCGCCGACACCTTTCGCCTTCGACCCCCGTCTAGCCAAGTAG
- the rpmI gene encoding 50S ribosomal protein L35, translating into MPKMKTNRSAAKRFGKTGSGKFTRRRQNLRHILTKKNAKRSRRLGQGALVDSANVKAVRRLLPYA; encoded by the coding sequence ATGCCCAAGATGAAAACCAACCGCAGCGCGGCCAAGCGCTTTGGCAAGACCGGTTCCGGCAAGTTCACCCGCCGCCGCCAGAACCTGCGCCATATCCTGACCAAGAAAAACGCCAAGCGCTCGCGCCGCCTGGGCCAGGGCGCCCTGGTCGATTCGGCCAACGTCAAGGCCGTGCGCCGGCTTCTGCCCTACGCCTAG
- the infC gene encoding translation initiation factor IF-3, with protein MTSAPSSDPRCNHRIRAREVRVIADDGEQVGIIPTSEALRMAQEKGLDLVEVAPNAEPPVCRIMDFGRFKYQQQKKLQEARKKSTTVLLKEIKVRPKTDEHDYQTKLKHIRRFLEEGDRCKVTVFFRGREIVHKDRGLIILHRVVADLGETAKVEQEPRTEGRMMTMLLAPLVKKTPAPA; from the coding sequence ATAACTTCCGCTCCCAGTAGTGACCCCCGGTGCAACCACCGGATTCGGGCCCGTGAAGTACGGGTGATAGCCGATGACGGCGAGCAGGTGGGTATCATTCCCACCAGCGAGGCGTTGCGCATGGCTCAGGAAAAGGGACTCGATCTTGTCGAGGTCGCGCCCAATGCCGAGCCGCCCGTGTGCAGGATCATGGATTTCGGGCGATTTAAATACCAGCAGCAGAAAAAGCTGCAGGAGGCCCGGAAGAAATCGACGACGGTCCTGCTCAAGGAAATCAAGGTCCGGCCCAAAACCGACGAGCACGATTACCAGACCAAGCTCAAGCACATTCGCCGTTTTCTCGAAGAGGGCGATCGTTGCAAGGTCACGGTGTTTTTCCGCGGCCGCGAAATCGTGCACAAGGATCGGGGGCTCATCATCCTGCATCGGGTGGTGGCGGATCTGGGGGAAACGGCCAAGGTGGAGCAGGAGCCGCGCACCGAAGGGCGCATGATGACCATGCTGCTCGCCCCGCTCGTGAAGAAAACCCCCGCGCCGGCCTAA